The Vicinamibacteria bacterium DNA window CGGAGAGGGCGCGCCCATACGGGATCAAGGAAGACTCCCGGGGTACGATCTGGATCGCCTACCGCGGAGCCAACAAGCTCGCGCGGGTCAATCCCGACTCCTGGGAAATCCGTGAGTACCCGACACCGGAGCCGGACGCGCCTCAGGGAACCTATATTCGGCGGCTCGCGATCACGAGCGACGACATGATCTGGTACGCGGATTCCGGGCGCGGCTATCTGGGCCGGCTCGACCCGGAGACCGGCGATGTCAAAGAGTGGCCGTCGCCGAGCGGGCCCCAATCGCACCCCTACGCCATCGAGATCATCGACGACATCATCTGGTACAACGAGTCGAACCAACGTCCGGATGCGCTCGTTCGGTTCGACCCGAAAACCGAGAGGTTCCAGAGCTGGACCATTCCCTCCGGGATCGGCATCATCCGGCACATGAGAGCAACCCCCGAAGGGAACCTGGTCATACATCAGAGCAGCACGAACACCGTCGGCCTCGTAATCATCCCGAAGGACGATACGTAGCGGAAACTGCAAAGGGATGGTGTCCCATCCCATCGCCGCGTGGGTACAATCCGACGCGTCGATGGCATGGGGCCGTTCGCTACAAGTTATCGTGTGGCAGTCCCGACCACGAAGCCATGCAGTTCTGAAGAGGAGTCAAAATGGAGCTTCGGAAGATCCGTCTTCGCATCGGAGCTGTGGAGCTCAAGGCGGAGCTGAACCGTTCGGAGACGGCATCGCTCATTCTCGATGCGCTTCCAATTCGAGCCGCCGCCCAGCGATGGGGTGACGAAATCTATTTCGAGATCCCCGTGCGCGCGGAAACGGAACCAGACGCTCGGGAGGTTATGGAGGTTGGGGAGCTCGCTTATTGGCCGCCGGGACGTGCGCTGTGCATCTTTTGGGGTCCTACGCCCGCTTCCTCGGCGGACGAGCCACGGGCCGCAAGCCCGGTCAATCCTGTAGGACGTGTCACCGGCAACGTGAACCGTCTCACCGGGATCGGAAGTGGCGGCGAGGTCGTTATCGAAAGAGCGTGACGCTTTCCGCCGCACAGGTCACGCTAACGCGTCGCTTTCGTCGTTGGATTCCCCGACGCTTTCCACGCCTCGATGCCGCCCGTCAGCTGCGCGACGTTCAACCCCATGTCACGGAGTTTCTTGGTGACCGACTGGCTGACCCAATGCCCCCGCACACAGTAGACGACGACGGGCCTCTCGGGTGATAGCTCCTGGACCCACGAGTCGATCGCGTTCGGATCGCGCCACGTCGCTTCGGGGATGAGAACCGGGTCGGCGTCGAAGTCTTCCTCGAGCCGTACGTCGATGACCAGAGGCGCAAGACCTTTTTCCCCGCTGGCGCGCACCAGCTCGTCGACGGAGACCGAAGGGACCTCGGTCTCAGGAGCGACGCGCTCGAGTTGCGCGGCTCCCGCCGCAACCGCGAACGCGCTCACACAGGGCAGGAACAATTGCAGCTTGCTCATGATCTCACTGCCTTTCTCGCCTCACCGGCGAAACCTCTCCCTGGCTCATGAAAGTGCAGCCAGCCTGGTCCGTCTCATACCCCTTCCACGGTCAGCCCGACTTCCTGGCCGAAGGCAATCTCCAGCGTGTGTCCGTCCGGGTCCTTCAAGAGTGCCCAGTACCCCACGGGGTAGCCGGAGTCCTTGGGTCCCATCAGTAGAACTCCCTCGCTCTTCGCCAGGCGACAGAGACGGTCGACATCCTCTCGGCTGGCACAGCCCACTCCGAGATGACCGTCGGGCCGCAAAGGATGCGTGACCTCTTCGCTCTGTAGAAGAACGACGGCGAAGGGACGCGTGCGATCGCTCAGCCACACGACTTCGATGCCGTCATCGGCGTCGACGCGACGGTGCACGACCTCCATCGCGGCGTACTTTTGATAGAAGGCCACGGACTTTCGAGGATCCCGAACGGGAAGCGCCACATGCGTCAGACCGACGTCCGGCATGGGAGCTACGGTATCAGATC harbors:
- a CDS encoding VOC family protein — its product is MPDVGLTHVALPVRDPRKSVAFYQKYAAMEVVHRRVDADDGIEVVWLSDRTRPFAVVLLQSEEVTHPLRPDGHLGVGCASREDVDRLCRLAKSEGVLLMGPKDSGYPVGYWALLKDPDGHTLEIAFGQEVGLTVEGV
- a CDS encoding rhodanese-like domain-containing protein, giving the protein MSKLQLFLPCVSAFAVAAGAAQLERVAPETEVPSVSVDELVRASGEKGLAPLVIDVRLEEDFDADPVLIPEATWRDPNAIDSWVQELSPERPVVVYCVRGHWVSQSVTKKLRDMGLNVAQLTGGIEAWKASGNPTTKATR
- a CDS encoding cyclophilin-like fold protein produces the protein MELRKIRLRIGAVELKAELNRSETASLILDALPIRAAAQRWGDEIYFEIPVRAETEPDAREVMEVGELAYWPPGRALCIFWGPTPASSADEPRAASPVNPVGRVTGNVNRLTGIGSGGEVVIERA